Proteins encoded in a region of the Pseudomonas putida genome:
- a CDS encoding DUF2589 domain-containing protein produces MSIDNSLIGSVINALPMDRLIAGPLQAMVQAQVTASKSYADFLMQVCVQDGKAVAIQFDYDETIVDEQGEYKGVVSKTMKVPLLAAITHPNISIEEGNVEFELVISQMSEDVSSKDMNAETTASLGWGPFKLNVKGSVSHKSTQTRKTDTRARYAFNTTLKRQEPPEAMMRVIEFLTDAATKPTVVRTAALESPDEISQADTLKGPEPEKLPTP; encoded by the coding sequence ATGTCGATAGATAACAGCCTGATTGGCTCCGTCATCAACGCCCTGCCGATGGACCGCCTGATTGCTGGCCCCTTGCAGGCCATGGTCCAGGCGCAGGTGACTGCCAGTAAATCGTACGCCGACTTCCTGATGCAGGTGTGCGTCCAGGATGGCAAGGCCGTCGCCATCCAGTTCGACTACGACGAAACCATCGTCGACGAACAAGGCGAATACAAGGGTGTAGTCAGCAAGACCATGAAAGTGCCGCTGCTGGCGGCCATTACCCACCCGAACATTTCCATTGAAGAGGGTAATGTCGAGTTCGAGCTGGTCATCAGCCAGATGTCCGAAGATGTATCCAGCAAGGACATGAATGCAGAAACGACCGCCTCCCTGGGCTGGGGGCCGTTCAAGCTGAACGTGAAAGGCAGCGTGAGCCACAAGTCCACGCAAACCCGCAAGACAGATACCCGCGCCCGCTATGCCTTCAACACGACCTTGAAACGCCAGGAACCGCCCGAAGCGATGATGAGGGTAATCGAGTTTCTGACTGACGCCGCGACCAAGCCAACCGTTGTCAGAACGGCCGCGCTGGAAAGCCCGGACGAAATTTCCCAGGCCGATACCTTGAAAGGGCCTGAGCCTGAAAAACTACCGACCCCTTAA
- a CDS encoding fe2+ zn2+ uptake regulation protein: protein MYNPQPSIQAGRVPGKAPNGQDAFSEERIGNEQIRELLRTFGLRTSLIRLKVIDALHAADRNGRSIGVRGVHAQLEQLDIPLSFLSVREVLKRLCTEGVIQLGSDKCYSLNPQARAVLEQTLSR from the coding sequence ATGTACAACCCGCAACCCTCGATCCAGGCCGGGCGCGTCCCAGGCAAAGCGCCCAATGGACAGGACGCTTTTTCTGAAGAACGCATCGGCAATGAACAGATCCGCGAGCTGCTGCGCACCTTCGGCCTGCGCACCAGCCTGATCCGCCTCAAGGTGATCGACGCTTTGCACGCCGCCGACCGCAATGGCCGCAGTATTGGCGTGCGCGGTGTGCATGCACAACTGGAACAACTGGATATCCCGTTGTCGTTCCTCAGTGTGCGCGAAGTACTCAAGCGCCTGTGCACCGAAGGCGTCATCCAGCTGGGTAGCGACAAATGTTACAGCCTCAACCCCCAGGCGCGTGCCGTACTGGAGCAAACACTCTCGCGCTGA
- a CDS encoding autotransporter assembly complex family protein, whose translation MTYSGRFTWGLVFWAASFAAWGQSELLVKVKPANKALKANVEGYIGTLGDRDEEALLRFSRGAEEQARKAAQALGYYQAQIDTEVKPASDADHSPQLIISINPGEPIRLRNVTVRIEGPASEMKAFRVPDSKALRAGEQLNHGLYEDAKRLIQNQASRYGFFSGRFSSQRLAVDPQAGVADIELVYQSGPRYRLGAVTFGGDTPLDDDLLQRMVSFKPGTPYDSELVAELNNDLQSSGYFEGVRVDAAPTAAVGEEVPVDVRLETRKPRTLGLGLGFSTDVGPRGKANWTRHWVNPQGHSYGWETELSAPRQNVGLWYDIPLDPPLTDKLRFAGGYQNEELAGTDTLSKLLTVGPEWHSKLPSGWQRVISLKYQREEYRLGDDSGLSNLLMPGVSYSFLRSDNRIDPHNGYRLQFDVQGAKEGLVSDTNLLHGNVLLKGLTTLGQNHRFLGRVQFGGSATNGFKNSIPPSLRFFAGGDQSVRGYDYQTLSPKNSDGDRIGGRYLVAGSVEYQYSLTEKWRVATFVDQGNSFNNLELPSLKTGVGFGVRWVSPVGPLRLDLAKALDDEGGIRLHFSMGPEL comes from the coding sequence ATGACGTATTCAGGAAGATTCACCTGGGGCCTGGTTTTCTGGGCCGCCAGTTTCGCAGCGTGGGGCCAGAGCGAGTTGCTGGTGAAGGTAAAACCGGCCAACAAGGCGCTCAAGGCCAATGTCGAAGGCTATATCGGCACCTTGGGTGACCGCGATGAAGAAGCACTTTTACGCTTCAGTCGCGGGGCCGAGGAGCAGGCGCGCAAAGCGGCGCAGGCACTTGGCTACTATCAGGCACAGATCGATACCGAGGTAAAACCCGCCAGCGACGCTGACCATTCCCCGCAACTGATCATCAGCATCAACCCTGGCGAGCCCATTCGCCTGCGCAACGTGACTGTGCGCATCGAGGGCCCGGCCAGCGAAATGAAGGCCTTCCGCGTGCCTGACAGCAAGGCGCTGCGCGCGGGTGAGCAACTCAATCACGGCCTTTATGAGGATGCCAAACGGCTGATCCAGAACCAGGCGTCGCGCTACGGTTTCTTCAGTGGACGTTTCAGCAGCCAGCGCCTGGCTGTGGACCCGCAGGCCGGCGTGGCCGATATCGAACTGGTCTACCAGAGTGGCCCGCGCTATCGCCTGGGCGCTGTCACCTTCGGGGGCGACACGCCGTTGGATGACGATCTCTTGCAGCGTATGGTTTCATTCAAACCGGGCACCCCCTACGACTCGGAACTGGTCGCCGAGCTGAACAATGACCTGCAATCGAGCGGCTATTTCGAAGGTGTGCGCGTAGACGCGGCACCTACTGCCGCCGTAGGTGAAGAAGTCCCGGTGGATGTCCGTCTGGAAACCCGTAAACCACGCACCCTGGGCCTGGGCCTGGGTTTCTCGACTGACGTCGGGCCGCGCGGCAAGGCCAACTGGACCCGCCACTGGGTCAACCCGCAGGGCCACAGCTACGGTTGGGAAACCGAGCTGTCCGCACCACGGCAGAACGTCGGCCTGTGGTACGACATTCCCCTCGACCCGCCGCTGACCGACAAGCTGCGCTTTGCCGGTGGCTACCAGAATGAAGAGCTTGCCGGTACCGACACGCTCAGCAAGCTGTTGACGGTCGGCCCCGAGTGGCACAGCAAGCTGCCCAGTGGCTGGCAGCGGGTGATATCGCTCAAGTACCAGCGCGAGGAGTATCGCCTGGGCGACGACTCCGGGCTGAGCAACTTGCTGATGCCTGGCGTGAGCTATTCCTTCCTGCGCAGCGACAACCGCATCGACCCACACAACGGCTATCGCCTGCAATTCGATGTGCAGGGCGCCAAGGAAGGGCTGGTTTCCGATACCAACCTTCTGCACGGCAACGTATTGCTCAAAGGCCTGACCACGCTGGGCCAAAACCACCGCTTTCTCGGTCGCGTGCAGTTTGGCGGCAGCGCGACCAATGGCTTCAAGAACAGCATTCCGCCTTCGCTGCGCTTCTTCGCCGGTGGCGACCAGAGCGTGCGCGGCTACGACTACCAGACCCTGTCGCCGAAGAACAGCGACGGCGACCGCATTGGCGGGCGCTACCTGGTGGCTGGCAGCGTCGAGTACCAATATTCGCTGACCGAAAAGTGGCGGGTTGCGACGTTCGTCGACCAAGGCAACTCGTTCAACAACCTGGAGCTGCCCAGCCTCAAGACCGGTGTTGGCTTTGGTGTGCGCTGGGTGTCGCCGGTGGGGCCGTTGCGCCTGGACCTGGCCAAAGCGCTGGATGACGAAGGGGGCATTCGCCTGCACTTTTCCATGGGGCCCGAGCTGTGA
- a CDS encoding Mor transcription activator family protein: MQLPDLSQIDISQLPHSLQALIECIGIENAYQLTCAYGGRPKYIPKHRERTKLADVQPAEALDALIKRFAGVALEIPKADHFLRQLRNQQIQKESANGLSRSLLANKYGLSLRQIGNIRRQEPCTR, translated from the coding sequence ATGCAACTGCCAGATTTGAGCCAGATCGATATCAGCCAACTGCCCCACTCGTTGCAGGCCTTGATCGAGTGTATCGGTATCGAAAACGCCTACCAGCTCACCTGCGCCTACGGCGGCAGGCCCAAATACATTCCCAAGCACCGCGAGCGCACCAAGCTCGCCGACGTGCAGCCAGCCGAAGCGTTAGACGCACTGATCAAGCGCTTTGCCGGGGTCGCACTGGAAATTCCCAAGGCTGACCACTTTCTGCGCCAACTGCGCAACCAGCAGATCCAGAAGGAAAGCGCCAACGGCTTGTCACGCAGCCTGCTGGCGAACAAGTACGGCCTGAGCCTGCGCCAGATCGGCAACATCCGGCGCCAGGAGCCTTGCACTCGCTGA
- a CDS encoding translocation/assembly module TamB domain-containing protein encodes MKRVIKYILLGLLGVVASLGLALGLLLGTEAGSRWALGKVPGLEVADFQGRLAGSWQASQLIWADAGSKVEVQAPMLAWSPVCLLRARLCIDRLQAERIDMAFAPSPEPTDNAPLQLPTLRLPLAIELGEVKVGQLRLDGSELLGDLQLAAHWTNSGMRIDSLRLQRDDLNLNLQGDLQPEGDWPLQLQAQLQLPAVEGKPWQLALTASGELQKNLKLAGTSSGYLDATLSGQLQALAEHLPATLQIRSEAFKPAGTLPDTLQLNQLKLDAQGDLLKGYHLSGTASLPAEQSPIALALSGLVDSKGARLDALDLTANDNQRVKLQATADWQQGLSADAKLDWQDFPWLRLYPLETPPEVTLKRFNTQVHYRDGNYQGTFKGELDGPAGAFSLASPFEGDLSQVKLPQLALTAGQGKAAGSVAVRFANTLAWDVDLQLSALDPAYWLAELPGTLAGPLRSKGELKGEALTLDAQLDLKGRLRGQPAVLKAEAQGAGQNWTLGALAIQLGDNRINGSGSLQQRLAGRIDLDLPRLGQLWPRLQGQVKGRLDVAGTLQAPQGTLTLQGQRLAQAENRLQQLDLEARLDNAQRGVVELKATGIHLGDTALGTLQANGKGDIRQQAVTLALDGPQLKLDLGLDGQLNKGDWRGRLASGRIQAGGQDWQLQAPARLQRLASGQLDFGAHCWRSGQASLCGEDQRLAPEPRLRYHLKQFPLDSLAQWLPKDFAWQGLLNADINLDIPASGPKGTVVVDASGGTLRVRDKGRWIDFPYQALRLDSTLAPRRIDTRLAFRGERLGELSVNARLDPLGKNKPLSGDFRLAGLDLSVARPFVPMVERLAGQLNGSGRLSGTLLAPQVNGNLMLSGGEVSGAELPASLQDLSLQALISGEQVQLNGNWRSGEAGRGQLSGNLTWGQALGMDVRLQGQQLPVTVEPYAALEVAPDLTLRLIDDKLAVTGKVQVPKGKITVRELPPSTVKVSDDTVIVGHQTEEGKPPMAMAMDIDVEVGQDKLSFSGFGLTANLLGHVHIGDNLDTRGELSLADGRYRAYGQRLTIRRARLLFAGPIDQPYLDIEAIRKVDDVIAGIRLSGSAEQPTTKVFSEPAMSQEQALSYLVLGRPLGTSGEDNNMLAEAALGLGLAGSAGITGSLASSLGIDDFQLDTEGSGNSTSVVASGNLTEKLSLRYGVGVFEPANTIALRYKLSKKVYLEAASGLASSLDIFYKRDF; translated from the coding sequence GTGAAACGCGTGATCAAATACATTCTGCTGGGCCTGCTTGGGGTAGTCGCGAGCTTGGGCCTGGCACTGGGCCTGCTGCTGGGGACCGAGGCTGGCAGCCGCTGGGCACTGGGCAAGGTGCCCGGGCTCGAAGTGGCCGATTTCCAAGGGCGCCTTGCGGGCAGTTGGCAAGCTAGCCAGCTGATCTGGGCCGACGCCGGCAGCAAGGTAGAGGTACAGGCGCCGATGCTGGCTTGGTCGCCTGTTTGCTTGCTACGCGCCAGGTTGTGCATCGACCGGTTGCAGGCCGAACGCATCGACATGGCCTTTGCGCCAAGCCCCGAACCCACCGACAACGCACCGCTGCAATTGCCGACCCTGCGCTTGCCACTGGCTATCGAGCTGGGCGAGGTCAAGGTTGGTCAGCTGCGCCTGGATGGCAGCGAACTGCTTGGCGACTTGCAGCTCGCGGCGCACTGGACCAACAGCGGGATGCGCATCGACAGCCTGCGGCTGCAGCGCGACGACCTGAATTTGAACCTGCAAGGCGACCTGCAGCCCGAAGGTGACTGGCCGCTGCAACTGCAGGCGCAACTGCAGTTGCCTGCGGTAGAGGGCAAGCCTTGGCAGCTGGCACTGACTGCCAGCGGTGAATTGCAAAAAAACCTGAAACTGGCTGGCACCAGCAGTGGTTACCTCGATGCCACGCTGAGCGGCCAATTGCAGGCATTGGCCGAACACCTGCCAGCTACCTTGCAGATCCGCTCCGAGGCATTCAAGCCGGCTGGCACGTTGCCCGACACTTTGCAGCTGAACCAGCTGAAGCTCGACGCCCAGGGTGATTTGCTCAAGGGCTATCACCTGTCGGGCACGGCCAGCCTGCCCGCCGAACAATCGCCGATCGCCCTGGCCTTGTCCGGGTTGGTGGACAGTAAAGGCGCCAGGCTCGATGCCTTGGACCTGACCGCCAACGACAACCAACGGGTCAAGTTGCAAGCGACGGCTGACTGGCAGCAAGGCCTGAGCGCCGATGCGAAGCTGGACTGGCAGGATTTCCCGTGGTTGCGCCTGTACCCCTTGGAGACTCCGCCTGAGGTCACCCTCAAGCGCTTCAATACCCAGGTGCATTATCGCGATGGCAATTACCAGGGCACCTTCAAGGGTGAGCTGGACGGCCCGGCGGGGGCGTTCAGCCTGGCCAGCCCGTTCGAAGGCGACCTGAGCCAGGTGAAACTGCCACAGTTGGCGCTGACTGCCGGCCAGGGCAAGGCCGCCGGCAGTGTCGCCGTGCGTTTTGCCAACACGCTGGCCTGGGATGTCGACTTGCAGCTTTCCGCGCTCGATCCGGCCTATTGGCTGGCCGAGCTACCGGGCACCCTGGCGGGGCCACTGCGCAGCAAAGGCGAGCTTAAAGGCGAGGCGCTTACCCTCGATGCCCAGCTCGACCTTAAAGGCCGCCTGCGTGGCCAGCCAGCCGTACTCAAGGCCGAAGCCCAGGGGGCAGGGCAAAACTGGACCCTGGGCGCACTGGCTATCCAGCTGGGTGACAATCGCATCAACGGCAGTGGCAGCCTGCAACAACGGCTGGCCGGGCGAATCGACCTCGACTTGCCGCGCCTGGGCCAGTTGTGGCCGAGGCTGCAAGGGCAGGTCAAGGGGCGGCTGGATGTCGCCGGGACGCTGCAGGCTCCGCAAGGTACCCTGACCTTGCAAGGTCAGCGCTTGGCCCAGGCCGAAAACCGCCTGCAGCAGCTGGACCTGGAGGCGCGCCTGGACAACGCTCAACGCGGCGTTGTCGAGCTCAAGGCCACAGGTATTCACCTGGGTGACACGGCCTTGGGCACGCTGCAGGCCAACGGCAAAGGCGACATTCGCCAACAGGCCGTGACTCTGGCGTTGGACGGCCCGCAACTCAAGCTCGACCTTGGCCTGGATGGCCAGTTGAACAAGGGTGACTGGCGTGGTCGTCTGGCCAGCGGGCGGATTCAGGCCGGCGGCCAGGATTGGCAGTTGCAGGCCCCGGCACGCCTGCAGCGGCTGGCCAGCGGTCAGCTGGACTTCGGGGCCCACTGCTGGCGCTCCGGGCAGGCCAGCCTGTGTGGCGAGGACCAGCGCCTGGCCCCCGAGCCCCGCCTGCGCTACCACCTCAAGCAGTTCCCACTGGACAGCCTGGCCCAGTGGCTGCCGAAGGACTTTGCCTGGCAAGGCCTGCTCAATGCCGATATCAACCTGGACATCCCGGCCAGCGGCCCCAAGGGTACTGTCGTTGTCGATGCCAGTGGCGGCACCCTGCGGGTACGCGACAAGGGCCGCTGGATCGACTTCCCGTATCAGGCCCTGCGCCTGGACAGCACGCTGGCACCGCGACGCATCGATACGCGCCTGGCGTTTCGCGGTGAGCGTCTGGGGGAACTGAGCGTCAACGCCCGGCTCGATCCGCTAGGCAAGAACAAGCCATTGTCGGGTGATTTCCGCCTGGCCGGGCTAGACCTGTCGGTGGCCCGTCCGTTTGTGCCGATGGTCGAACGCCTGGCCGGGCAGCTCAATGGCAGTGGCCGGCTTTCAGGTACTTTGCTGGCGCCGCAGGTCAACGGTAACCTGATGCTCAGCGGTGGTGAAGTCAGTGGTGCAGAGCTGCCGGCCAGCCTGCAGGACCTGTCACTGCAGGCACTGATCAGCGGTGAGCAGGTGCAGCTCAACGGCAATTGGCGCAGTGGTGAGGCTGGGCGTGGGCAGTTGAGCGGCAACCTCACCTGGGGCCAGGCGCTGGGCATGGACGTGCGTTTGCAAGGCCAGCAACTGCCGGTCACGGTCGAGCCCTATGCCGCACTGGAGGTGGCCCCAGACCTTACCTTGCGCCTGATCGACGACAAGCTGGCGGTGACCGGCAAGGTACAGGTGCCCAAGGGCAAGATCACCGTTCGCGAGCTGCCGCCGTCCACCGTCAAGGTGTCGGATGACACGGTAATCGTCGGTCACCAGACCGAAGAGGGCAAACCGCCCATGGCGATGGCCATGGACATCGACGTCGAAGTGGGCCAGGACAAGCTGTCGTTCAGCGGCTTTGGCCTTACCGCCAACCTGCTTGGCCATGTGCACATTGGTGATAACCTCGACACCCGTGGCGAGCTGAGCCTGGCAGACGGCCGCTACCGTGCCTACGGTCAACGCTTGACCATCCGCCGAGCGCGGCTGCTGTTCGCCGGCCCAATCGACCAGCCGTACCTGGACATCGAAGCAATCCGCAAGGTTGACGATGTGATTGCTGGTATCCGCCTGAGCGGCAGCGCCGAACAGCCCACCACGAAGGTGTTCTCGGAGCCGGCCATGAGCCAGGAGCAGGCGCTGTCGTACCTGGTACTGGGGCGGCCATTGGGCACCTCCGGCGAAGACAACAACATGCTCGCCGAGGCGGCCTTGGGCTTGGGGCTGGCCGGCAGTGCCGGCATTACCGGCAGCCTGGCGTCGAGCCTGGGCATCGACGACTTCCAGTTGGATACCGAAGGGTCGGGCAACAGCACCAGCGTGGTCGCCAGCGGCAACCTGACTGAAAAGCTGAGCCTGCGTTACGGGGTAGGGGTGTTCGAACCCGCCAACACCATCGCCTTGCGTTACAAGTTGAGCAAGAAGGTCTACCTTGAAGCCGCCAGCGGGCTGGCGAGTTCACTGGATATCTTCTACAAACGCGACTTCTAA
- a CDS encoding GNAT family N-acetyltransferase, which produces MPETTAAPARVCLLDDGYSREARSLLYNAYRHEPTFAYIFEAQRPGYERRLRVMVREWVRQHFYLQLPAIGLLVEDRLIALALIVPPLRRLGVADSWAWRLRMMLGTGLRCTRRYMDYQAALATCLPTDRVHVLPLLGVHPQFQGKHYGEQLLQAVHDWCAEDPGTQGVVLDTGNEHYLAFYQRQGYEEIGEVAVGPIRERVFFHPNPISSNSAFA; this is translated from the coding sequence ATGCCCGAAACCACAGCCGCTCCGGCCCGTGTCTGCTTGCTCGATGATGGTTACAGCCGCGAAGCGCGTTCATTGCTGTACAACGCTTACCGCCATGAGCCTACCTTCGCCTACATCTTCGAGGCCCAGCGCCCCGGTTATGAGCGGCGCTTGCGGGTGATGGTGCGCGAATGGGTGCGCCAGCACTTCTATCTGCAACTACCCGCCATCGGCTTGCTGGTAGAGGATCGCCTGATTGCCCTGGCCCTGATCGTGCCGCCACTGCGCCGCCTGGGCGTGGCCGACAGCTGGGCCTGGCGCCTGCGCATGATGCTGGGTACAGGCCTGCGCTGCACGCGGCGCTACATGGACTACCAGGCCGCGCTGGCCACCTGCCTGCCCACTGACCGGGTGCATGTGCTGCCATTGCTGGGGGTGCACCCGCAATTCCAGGGCAAACACTACGGCGAGCAATTGTTACAAGCTGTGCACGACTGGTGCGCGGAGGACCCAGGCACCCAAGGGGTCGTGCTGGATACCGGTAACGAGCACTACCTGGCTTTTTATCAGCGCCAGGGTTATGAAGAGATAGGCGAGGTAGCTGTAGGACCAATCCGAGAAAGGGTGTTCTTTCATCCTAATCCAATCTCTTCAAATTCCGCTTTTGCCTGA
- the xthA gene encoding exodeoxyribonuclease III, producing MKIVCFNINGLRARPHQLAALIEKHQPDVIGLQETKVSDDQFPLADVQALGYHVHYHGQKGHYGVALLSRQAPLSLHKGFATDEDDAQRRFIWGTFPDADGNPITIMNGYFPQGESRDHPTKFPAKQRFYSDLQALLEGQFRNDQPLLVMGDMNISPQDCDIGIGADNAKRWLKTGKCSFLPEEREWMERLKGWGLVDSFRHLYPEVTDRFSWFDYRSRGFEDDPKRGLRIDLIMASQHLVPRIKAAGVDYELRAMEKPSDHAPIWLELS from the coding sequence ATGAAGATCGTCTGTTTCAACATCAACGGCCTGCGGGCCCGCCCGCACCAGCTGGCGGCGCTGATCGAAAAGCACCAGCCGGACGTGATCGGCCTGCAGGAAACCAAGGTCAGCGACGATCAGTTCCCGCTGGCCGACGTGCAGGCACTGGGCTACCACGTGCACTACCATGGCCAGAAAGGCCACTACGGCGTGGCGCTGCTGTCGCGCCAGGCGCCGCTGAGCCTGCACAAAGGCTTTGCCACCGATGAAGACGACGCCCAGCGCCGCTTTATCTGGGGCACCTTCCCTGATGCCGACGGCAACCCGATCACCATCATGAACGGCTATTTCCCCCAGGGTGAAAGCCGCGACCACCCCACCAAGTTCCCGGCCAAGCAGCGCTTCTACAGCGACCTGCAGGCCCTGCTCGAAGGCCAGTTCCGCAACGACCAGCCACTGCTGGTGATGGGCGACATGAACATCTCGCCGCAGGACTGCGATATCGGCATCGGTGCGGACAACGCCAAGCGCTGGCTGAAGACCGGCAAGTGCAGCTTCCTGCCGGAAGAGCGCGAGTGGATGGAACGCTTGAAAGGCTGGGGCCTTGTCGATAGTTTCCGTCACCTGTACCCGGAGGTGACGGACCGCTTCAGCTGGTTCGACTACCGCAGCCGCGGCTTCGAGGACGACCCCAAGCGCGGGCTGCGCATCGACCTGATCATGGCCTCGCAGCATCTGGTGCCACGCATCAAGGCAGCAGGTGTGGACTATGAACTGCGCGCAATGGAAAAGCCGTCGGACCATGCGCCGATCTGGCTGGAATTGAGCTGA
- a CDS encoding DUF2589 domain-containing protein has translation MQKPPAPMTSIDLREITRGLQEAASATNSLIAQQYINLFDQFFECDTEALGAPMKAKMVEVAMDGQHIMRVPLFALVSPKGLALERMQVDLSVRVKGTEAQQALLTAAESKAASFKVTIGGQGRQGESRDPDEVQIRMQFQASEPPEALNRLIEEYTSLIVPVRATQSPPPTDTNEFIEAAIVR, from the coding sequence TTGCAAAAGCCCCCTGCCCCCATGACCTCCATCGACCTGCGCGAGATCACCCGTGGCCTGCAAGAGGCCGCCAGCGCCACCAACAGTTTGATCGCCCAGCAGTACATCAACCTCTTCGACCAGTTCTTCGAATGCGACACCGAGGCGTTGGGCGCCCCTATGAAGGCCAAGATGGTCGAGGTGGCGATGGACGGCCAGCACATCATGCGCGTTCCATTGTTCGCCCTGGTATCACCCAAGGGCCTGGCCCTGGAGCGCATGCAGGTCGATTTGTCTGTAAGGGTCAAAGGTACTGAAGCGCAACAGGCGCTGCTGACGGCAGCCGAGAGCAAGGCCGCCAGCTTCAAGGTGACCATCGGCGGCCAGGGCCGTCAGGGTGAAAGCCGGGACCCAGACGAAGTGCAGATCCGCATGCAGTTCCAGGCGAGTGAGCCGCCGGAGGCGCTGAACCGGTTGATCGAGGAATACACCAGCCTGATCGTCCCGGTACGCGCTACCCAATCGCCGCCCCCAACCGACACCAATGAGTTCATCGAGGCGGCCATCGTCCGTTGA